The following coding sequences lie in one Calidithermus timidus DSM 17022 genomic window:
- the fabF gene encoding beta-ketoacyl-ACP synthase II, whose amino-acid sequence MRRVVVTGMGPVTPIGIGVEAFHKAQLEGKSGIRRITRFDASQLPAQIAGEVDINVEAYIDKRELRRLDRFVQLALIAGELAIKDAGLDLEREDHTRIGTLIGSGIGGMESFEAQARVFVERGAHRISPFFIPMMIANMASGQLAMKYGLMGPSSTSVTACTTGADAIGNAYYVIQRGDAEIMLAGGTEAAVTPMAMGGFGVMKALSTRNDEPEKASRPFTASRDGFVLSEGAAVLVLEDYEHARARGARIYAELVGFGRSADAHHITEPHPEGLGAKLAMEAALRDARVGPEVVGHINAHATSTPVGDRAETLAIKRVFGERAYQIPITATKSMTGHLLGAAGAVEAVASIQAITSGILPPTINLDDPDPELDLDYIPNTPREKRVDYVLSNSFAFGGMNASLLFKRV is encoded by the coding sequence ATGCGCCGAGTCGTCGTCACCGGCATGGGGCCGGTAACCCCCATTGGCATTGGGGTTGAGGCTTTTCACAAGGCCCAACTCGAGGGTAAGAGTGGCATTCGCCGAATCACTCGCTTCGATGCCTCCCAACTGCCCGCCCAGATCGCGGGCGAGGTGGACATCAACGTCGAAGCCTACATCGACAAGCGGGAGTTGCGCCGCCTGGATCGCTTCGTGCAACTGGCCCTCATCGCCGGGGAGTTGGCCATCAAAGACGCGGGGCTGGACCTCGAGCGCGAGGACCACACCCGCATCGGAACCCTCATCGGCAGCGGCATCGGGGGCATGGAAAGCTTCGAGGCGCAAGCGCGGGTCTTCGTCGAGCGGGGAGCCCACCGCATCTCCCCCTTCTTCATCCCCATGATGATCGCTAACATGGCCTCGGGCCAACTGGCCATGAAGTACGGGCTGATGGGGCCGAGTTCCACCTCGGTCACGGCCTGCACCACCGGGGCCGACGCCATTGGCAACGCCTACTACGTCATCCAGCGCGGCGACGCCGAGATCATGCTGGCCGGGGGCACCGAAGCCGCTGTGACCCCCATGGCAATGGGCGGCTTTGGGGTGATGAAGGCCCTCTCTACCCGCAACGACGAGCCCGAGAAGGCCAGCCGTCCCTTCACCGCCAGCCGCGACGGCTTCGTGCTCTCTGAAGGGGCCGCGGTGCTGGTGCTGGAGGACTACGAGCACGCCAGGGCGCGCGGGGCCCGCATCTACGCCGAGCTGGTGGGCTTTGGTCGTAGCGCCGACGCCCACCACATCACCGAGCCGCACCCCGAGGGATTGGGGGCCAAGCTGGCCATGGAAGCTGCCCTGCGCGATGCCAGGGTGGGACCGGAAGTCGTCGGGCACATCAACGCCCACGCCACCTCGACGCCGGTGGGCGACCGGGCGGAGACGCTGGCGATCAAGAGGGTCTTCGGGGAGCGGGCCTACCAGATCCCCATCACCGCCACCAAGAGCATGACCGGGCACCTGTTGGGGGCCGCTGGGGCAGTCGAAGCCGTGGCCAGCATCCAGGCCATCACCTCCGGCATCCTGCCCCCCACCATCAACCTAGACGACCCCGACCCCGAGCTCGACCTCGACTACATCCCCAATACCCCGCGCGAAAAGCGGGTGGATTACGTGCTCTCCAACTCCTTCGCCTTCGGGGGGATGAACGCTTCCTTGCTGTTCAAGCGGGTGTAA
- a CDS encoding sulfite exporter TauE/SafE family protein — translation MPALSPFDWFLAALAALIVGASKTGLPGGVTLAVALFAQLFPARESTGALLPVLICADVLAVSLLRKPPNWRLLLHIFPWTALGVLLGWGLLSRIDNAQLRLIIGGLIVSMTLYQLARRFQGSSSPPPSGSSRVFTASMGTAAGITTMIANAAGPFMTFYLLAMRMGKLEFVVVNAWFFLVINSFKVPFAANLGLITWDSLRFDLLLAPLVLAGALLGRWMLRRIRQRVFELVVLLLALVGGLRLLMPA, via the coding sequence GTGCCGGCGCTGAGCCCTTTCGACTGGTTCCTGGCTGCCCTGGCTGCGCTGATCGTGGGCGCCTCCAAAACCGGCCTTCCCGGCGGGGTGACCCTGGCCGTCGCCCTCTTTGCCCAGCTTTTCCCCGCCCGTGAATCCACCGGTGCCCTGTTGCCCGTGCTGATCTGCGCCGACGTGCTGGCGGTGAGCCTGCTGCGCAAGCCCCCGAACTGGCGACTCTTGCTGCACATCTTCCCCTGGACCGCCCTGGGCGTACTGCTGGGTTGGGGGTTGCTGAGCCGCATCGACAACGCCCAGCTTCGGCTGATCATCGGCGGGCTGATCGTGAGCATGACCCTCTACCAGCTCGCTCGGCGCTTCCAGGGCTCGAGCAGTCCGCCACCCTCCGGCAGCTCGAGGGTTTTCACCGCCAGCATGGGCACGGCAGCGGGCATCACCACCATGATCGCCAACGCGGCGGGGCCCTTTATGACCTTCTATCTGCTGGCGATGCGGATGGGCAAGCTCGAGTTCGTGGTGGTCAACGCCTGGTTCTTCCTGGTGATCAACAGCTTCAAGGTGCCCTTCGCCGCCAATCTGGGGCTCATCACCTGGGATTCGCTGCGCTTCGACCTGCTGTTGGCGCCGCTGGTGCTGGCCGGAGCGCTGCTGGGCCGCTGGATGCTGCGACGCATCCGCCAGCGGGTCTTCGAGCTTGTGGTGCTCTTGCTGGCCTTAGTCGGAGGGCTGCGTTTGCTGATGCCCGCATGA
- a CDS encoding tRNA-binding protein, producing the protein MTPLEAFELLDLRVGRVVRAEPNTEARKPAYKLWIDFGPLGQKASSAQLTALYTPEELVGRLVIAAVNLGSRKIAGFTSEVLVLGLPDAEGRVVLLEPEREVPLGGRVY; encoded by the coding sequence ATGACTCCGCTGGAAGCCTTTGAACTCCTGGATCTGCGCGTGGGACGGGTAGTCCGTGCCGAGCCCAACACCGAGGCCCGCAAACCGGCCTACAAGCTGTGGATCGACTTCGGGCCGCTGGGTCAGAAAGCCAGCTCGGCCCAGCTCACCGCGCTGTACACGCCCGAGGAATTGGTGGGTCGCTTGGTGATTGCCGCCGTCAACTTGGGGAGCCGCAAAATCGCGGGCTTTACTTCGGAGGTGCTGGTGCTGGGCCTGCCTGACGCGGAAGGGCGGGTAGTGCTGCTCGAGCCCGAGCGCGAGGTTCCCCTGGGCGGGCGCGTTTACTAG
- the gyrA gene encoding DNA gyrase subunit A, whose translation MSQVLPIEITEEVKQSFINYAMSTIVDRALPDVRDGLKPVQRRILYGAMMEGVLPTRKHVKSAKIVGEVMGKYHPHGDAAIYDTLARMAQPWNLRYPLIDGQGNFGSIDGDPPAAQRYTEARLSSVGFELLRDIDKETVPFYPNYDNTTEQPEVLPAAFPNLLVNGSTGIAVGMATSLPPHNLSEAVDALVAMIDNPAITLDEVLKVMPGPDFPTGAKLSRRGIREAYASGRGSLKVRARHRNEDKNGRAMLVFTEIPYQVNKADLITQIASLVRNKVIDEIATLRDESDRQGMRIAVELKRGANPQVVLNKLYKHSRLQTTFTVNLLAVVNGEPKVLNLLELLRHYLDHRREVVYKRTQYDLRKARERAHILEGLLIALDHIDEVITLIRGSQDAAEAKGGLISRFGLSEAQAQAILDMRLQRLVGLEREKLQEEYRGLMEEIGYLTSILEDERRLWQVVKDELLEIKQKFGDSRRTQITEFEEGFSLEDLIEDEPMVITLTAQGFIKRTPLEAYRAQGRGGVGAQAGKPKEEDEAISVFVASMHDTLLIFTNRGRVYAEKVHELPEASRQARGTHVAALLPLVEGEEVAALLNVRSLTEDGYFVFATRKGLIKKTEIREYQNLSSAGLIAINLLENDALIGVAVAQEGDQAMLATQSGQSIRFDLSEVRATGRASQGVTGIRFKEGREDRVVSLVILPKDWDGEVLAVGTRGYGKRTRISEYPVQGRGGMGVITFNCNERVGELGALLRVQGNEDLLVLSKRGIAIRTPVANISQYGRATSGVKIMNLSDDEVASAFVIVPQD comes from the coding sequence ATGTCGCAAGTTCTGCCGATCGAGATTACTGAAGAAGTCAAGCAGAGTTTCATCAACTACGCCATGTCCACCATCGTGGACCGGGCCCTACCCGACGTGCGCGACGGCCTCAAGCCCGTCCAGCGCCGCATCCTCTACGGGGCCATGATGGAGGGGGTACTGCCCACGCGCAAGCACGTCAAGAGCGCCAAGATCGTGGGCGAGGTGATGGGTAAGTACCATCCCCACGGTGACGCCGCCATCTACGACACCTTAGCCCGCATGGCTCAGCCCTGGAACCTGCGCTACCCGCTCATCGACGGTCAGGGCAACTTCGGCTCCATCGACGGTGATCCGCCCGCCGCGCAGCGCTACACCGAGGCCAGGCTCTCGAGCGTGGGCTTCGAGTTGCTGCGCGACATCGACAAGGAAACCGTCCCCTTCTACCCCAACTACGACAACACCACCGAGCAGCCCGAGGTGCTGCCCGCGGCTTTTCCTAACCTGCTGGTCAACGGTTCGACCGGCATCGCGGTGGGCATGGCCACCTCGTTGCCCCCCCACAACCTCTCCGAGGCCGTCGATGCCCTTGTGGCGATGATCGACAACCCCGCCATCACCCTCGACGAGGTGCTCAAGGTCATGCCGGGGCCCGATTTCCCCACCGGGGCCAAGCTCTCGCGCCGGGGCATTCGCGAGGCCTATGCCAGCGGGCGTGGCAGCCTCAAGGTGCGGGCCCGCCACCGCAACGAGGACAAGAACGGGCGGGCCATGTTGGTCTTCACCGAGATCCCCTATCAGGTCAACAAGGCCGACCTCATCACCCAGATCGCCTCGCTGGTGCGCAATAAGGTCATCGACGAGATCGCCACCTTGCGCGACGAGTCCGACCGTCAGGGCATGCGCATCGCGGTCGAGCTCAAGCGCGGGGCTAACCCCCAGGTGGTGCTCAACAAGCTCTACAAGCACTCCCGCTTGCAGACGACTTTCACCGTCAACCTGTTGGCGGTGGTGAACGGCGAGCCCAAGGTGCTCAACCTGCTCGAGCTCTTGCGCCACTACCTCGATCACCGCCGCGAGGTGGTATACAAGCGCACCCAGTACGACCTCAGGAAGGCCCGTGAGCGCGCCCACATCCTCGAGGGGCTCCTCATCGCCCTCGACCACATCGACGAGGTGATCACCCTCATCCGCGGCTCGCAGGACGCCGCCGAGGCCAAAGGGGGCCTGATCAGCCGCTTCGGCCTCTCCGAGGCGCAGGCCCAGGCCATCTTGGACATGCGTTTGCAGCGGCTGGTGGGGCTCGAGCGCGAGAAGCTACAGGAGGAATACCGCGGGCTGATGGAGGAGATTGGCTACCTGACCTCGATCTTGGAAGACGAGCGGCGGCTGTGGCAGGTGGTCAAGGATGAGCTGCTGGAGATCAAGCAGAAGTTCGGCGACTCCCGTCGCACCCAGATCACCGAGTTCGAGGAGGGCTTCAGCCTCGAGGACCTCATCGAGGACGAGCCCATGGTCATCACCCTCACTGCCCAGGGCTTCATAAAGCGCACCCCCCTGGAGGCTTACCGGGCCCAGGGGCGCGGCGGGGTGGGTGCTCAGGCGGGCAAGCCCAAGGAGGAGGACGAGGCCATCTCGGTGTTCGTGGCCTCCATGCACGACACCTTGCTGATCTTCACCAACCGGGGCCGGGTCTACGCCGAGAAGGTGCACGAGCTGCCCGAGGCCAGCCGCCAGGCGCGGGGCACCCACGTGGCGGCGCTGCTGCCCCTGGTTGAGGGTGAGGAGGTGGCCGCGTTGCTCAACGTACGCAGCCTCACCGAGGACGGTTACTTTGTCTTCGCCACCCGCAAGGGCCTGATCAAGAAGACCGAGATCCGCGAGTACCAAAACCTCTCCTCGGCGGGCCTCATCGCCATCAACCTGCTCGAGAATGACGCTTTGATCGGCGTGGCGGTGGCCCAGGAGGGCGACCAGGCCATGCTGGCGACCCAGAGTGGCCAATCCATCCGCTTCGACCTCTCCGAGGTGCGCGCTACCGGGCGGGCCAGCCAGGGTGTGACCGGCATCCGCTTCAAGGAAGGTCGTGAAGACCGGGTGGTATCGCTGGTGATCCTGCCCAAGGACTGGGATGGGGAAGTACTGGCGGTGGGAACGCGAGGTTATGGCAAGCGCACCCGCATCTCCGAGTACCCCGTGCAGGGTCGGGGCGGGATGGGAGTGATCACCTTCAACTGCAACGAGAGGGTGGGAGAGCTGGGTGCTCTGCTGCGGGTGCAGGGCAACGAGGACCTGCTGGTGCTCAGCAAGCGCGGCATCGCCATCCGCACCCCGGTCGCCAATATCTCGCAGTACGGTCGGGCCACCAGCGGGGTCAAGATCATGAACCTCTCCGACGACGAGGTGGCCTCGGCTTTCGTGATCGTCCCGCAGGATTGA
- a CDS encoding DUF420 domain-containing protein — protein MSQLLGDIAASLIGLSGIAVIMGVILIKRGNRVWHPRVMLTATVLAALFLVFYLLKWGLYGTTRYVGPEEWRGAYYALLISHTLLAALNGPLVIWLIYNALKGRFSIHRAWARWTVPIWLYVAATGWIIDQVLSRYGESAGGIRF, from the coding sequence ATGAGTCAGCTATTGGGTGACATCGCTGCGAGCTTGATTGGCCTTTCGGGCATCGCAGTCATCATGGGAGTGATCCTCATCAAGCGCGGTAACCGGGTGTGGCATCCCAGGGTCATGCTCACCGCTACCGTGCTGGCCGCGCTGTTTTTGGTGTTTTACCTACTCAAGTGGGGTCTGTACGGCACCACCCGCTACGTCGGGCCTGAAGAATGGCGCGGAGCCTACTACGCCCTGCTGATCAGTCACACCCTCCTGGCCGCGCTCAACGGCCCGCTGGTGATCTGGCTGATCTACAACGCCCTCAAGGGGCGCTTCAGCATCCACCGCGCCTGGGCCCGCTGGACGGTTCCGATATGGCTCTACGTGGCTGCTACGGGCTGGATTATCGACCAAGTGCTGTCCCGCTATGGCGAGAGTGCGGGCGGCATTCGGTTTTGA
- the recF gene encoding DNA replication/repair protein RecF (All proteins in this family for which functions are known are DNA-binding proteins that assist the filamentation of RecA onto DNA for the initiation of recombination or recombinational repair.) — MRLLRLRQSNFRNLVTAEFAPGPGLSTLVGGNAQGKSNLLEAIFLALGGELKNGMMERVRFGQSEARLLAEVESTFGHSRLETRLSQGGREVYLNESSASLRELAQLPGAVLLGPDDLELVLGAPEERRRFLDLLLSRFSARYRALLSQYNRALQQRNALLKMGGAGIGVWNQELVKYGTEILSLRRRILGRLKPLARDAYSELAPGELSLELFESVDPEHFMQALENGLQDDLQRGATSVGPHRDDLTILLSGLEAGKYASRGEARSIALALRLAEHRLLWAHHDEAPLLLVDEWHTELDARRRRALLNYAQSLPQAILAGLEAPGVGRMVPIEAGVWG; from the coding sequence GTGCGTCTTTTACGGTTGCGGCAGAGCAACTTTCGCAATCTGGTGACTGCCGAGTTTGCGCCGGGGCCGGGACTTTCCACGCTGGTGGGGGGCAATGCCCAGGGAAAGAGCAACCTCCTCGAGGCCATCTTTCTGGCATTGGGCGGCGAGCTCAAGAACGGCATGATGGAGCGGGTGCGCTTCGGCCAGAGCGAGGCCCGCCTGCTGGCCGAGGTGGAGAGCACCTTTGGCCACAGTCGCCTCGAGACCCGCCTCTCGCAGGGCGGGCGCGAGGTCTACCTCAATGAGTCCTCGGCCAGCCTGCGCGAACTGGCCCAGCTTCCCGGCGCGGTGCTGCTGGGGCCGGACGACCTCGAGCTCGTGTTGGGCGCTCCCGAGGAACGCCGCCGCTTCCTTGACCTGCTGCTCTCGCGCTTCTCGGCCCGCTACCGCGCCCTCCTTTCGCAGTACAACCGCGCTCTGCAGCAGCGCAATGCCCTGTTGAAGATGGGCGGGGCGGGAATTGGGGTGTGGAACCAGGAGCTCGTCAAGTACGGTACCGAGATCCTCAGCCTGCGCCGGCGCATCCTGGGCAGGCTCAAGCCGCTGGCCCGCGACGCCTACAGCGAGCTGGCCCCCGGTGAGCTGAGCCTCGAGCTCTTCGAGAGCGTAGACCCCGAGCACTTCATGCAGGCCCTGGAGAATGGCCTGCAAGACGACCTCCAGCGCGGTGCGACCTCGGTGGGGCCGCACCGCGACGACCTCACCATTCTTCTGAGCGGCCTCGAGGCCGGGAAGTACGCCAGTCGCGGCGAGGCCCGCAGCATCGCCCTGGCCCTGCGCCTGGCCGAGCACCGCCTGCTTTGGGCGCACCACGACGAGGCTCCCCTGCTACTGGTGGACGAATGGCACACCGAACTCGACGCCCGCCGCCGCCGGGCTTTGCTCAATTACGCTCAGAGCCTGCCCCAGGCCATCCTGGCGGGCCTCGAGGCGCCCGGTGTCGGCAGGATGGTCCCCATCGAGGCCGGGGTGTGGGGCTGA
- a CDS encoding polyprenyl synthetase family protein, translated as MLTLHDLREAIRQHVLGALPRPEAAYRPELAEYARLLRDYPERGGKMLRGALLCYAGLAYGVGLERLLPVAAALELFQNWALIHDDIEDASDERRGKPALHKLYGLPLALNAGDALHARMWAMLIEAEAPKEVLREFVRLVELTAQGQHLEMTWVERQRFDLTEADYLEMCRQKAAYYTAVAPLRLGALAAGEQPPAVFEQAGIKLGLGFQIIDDVLNLVGEHQKYGKEIAGDLWEGKRTLILLHFLRQAEPQERARAEALLRLPREGKPVPEVEWLHRRLLESGAVAYAQGVAEGMLDEGLEALKPVLAQLPHPQAAASALELLESLVRREA; from the coding sequence ATGCTCACCCTCCACGACCTGCGCGAGGCCATCCGGCAGCACGTGTTGGGGGCGTTGCCCCGCCCCGAGGCGGCCTACCGTCCTGAACTCGCCGAGTATGCCCGTCTGCTGCGCGATTACCCTGAGCGTGGGGGCAAGATGCTGCGGGGCGCGTTGCTGTGCTACGCCGGCTTGGCCTACGGGGTGGGGCTCGAGCGCCTGCTGCCGGTGGCGGCGGCCCTCGAGCTGTTTCAGAACTGGGCGCTGATCCACGACGACATCGAAGACGCCTCCGACGAGCGCCGGGGAAAGCCCGCGTTACACAAGCTCTATGGCCTGCCCCTCGCGCTCAACGCCGGGGACGCCCTGCACGCGCGGATGTGGGCCATGCTCATCGAGGCTGAAGCGCCCAAGGAGGTGTTGCGTGAGTTCGTGCGCCTGGTCGAGCTCACCGCTCAAGGGCAGCATCTCGAGATGACCTGGGTCGAGCGCCAGCGCTTCGATTTGACGGAAGCCGATTACCTCGAGATGTGCCGCCAGAAAGCCGCCTACTATACAGCGGTGGCTCCCCTGCGACTGGGGGCGCTGGCGGCGGGGGAGCAGCCGCCAGCCGTCTTCGAGCAGGCCGGGATAAAGCTGGGGTTGGGTTTTCAGATCATCGACGACGTGCTCAACCTGGTGGGAGAGCATCAGAAGTACGGCAAGGAGATCGCCGGAGACCTCTGGGAGGGCAAGCGCACCCTGATCCTGCTGCACTTCCTGCGCCAGGCCGAACCCCAGGAGCGCGCCAGGGCCGAAGCTTTGCTGCGCCTCCCCCGCGAGGGAAAGCCCGTTCCGGAGGTGGAATGGCTGCACCGACGTCTGCTGGAGTCCGGCGCGGTGGCCTACGCCCAAGGGGTGGCCGAGGGCATGCTGGACGAAGGCCTGGAGGCCCTGAAGCCCGTCCTGGCCCAGCTGCCCCATCCTCAAGCAGCGGCGTCCGCGCTGGAACTGCTCGAGAGCCTGGTGCGGCGCGAGGCCTAG
- a CDS encoding DUF721 domain-containing protein — protein MGKPRHIGDLLGQALKQHGLESGFKRGAALALWPEIAGESLSQLTEAERLEDGVLYVRVCDSVVGHQLTYMREDFLRRYREKLPGVVLELRFSVGQPGKKKKAQAPNEPLPPLSGEEEQRLRSLAQQMPEALQGAVYKAARAVVRRQKASPHPPCVVCGSPSAENPCKGCQRLLKDPLIEKEARRLVRRPLSPRLDGELLLAARYLASRDLEAQLRELLPQVVREPQLLPMLQDTARRFLQLQTGQKDVTAYRHLLPETLQSLLKEV, from the coding sequence GTGGGCAAGCCAAGACACATCGGCGACCTCCTGGGGCAGGCCCTCAAGCAGCACGGCCTCGAGTCCGGCTTCAAGCGTGGAGCAGCTTTGGCGCTGTGGCCCGAGATCGCCGGGGAAAGCCTGAGTCAGCTCACCGAAGCCGAGCGGCTGGAGGACGGGGTGCTCTACGTGCGGGTCTGTGACTCGGTGGTGGGGCACCAGCTCACCTACATGCGCGAGGACTTCCTGCGGCGCTACCGGGAGAAATTGCCGGGGGTGGTGCTCGAGTTGCGCTTCAGCGTGGGCCAGCCGGGCAAGAAGAAGAAGGCTCAGGCCCCCAATGAGCCCCTGCCACCCCTGTCCGGTGAAGAAGAGCAGCGGCTGCGCTCGCTGGCCCAGCAGATGCCCGAGGCCTTGCAGGGGGCCGTTTACAAAGCGGCCAGAGCTGTCGTGCGACGGCAAAAGGCCAGCCCACACCCCCCTTGTGTGGTCTGTGGTTCGCCCAGCGCCGAAAATCCCTGCAAGGGCTGCCAGCGGCTACTGAAGGACCCCCTGATCGAGAAGGAGGCCCGTCGCCTGGTCCGCCGTCCCCTGAGCCCCCGCCTGGACGGGGAGTTGCTGCTGGCAGCCCGCTACCTGGCCTCGCGCGACCTCGAGGCCCAGCTGCGCGAGCTGCTGCCCCAGGTGGTGCGTGAGCCCCAGCTTCTCCCCATGCTCCAGGACACCGCGCGGCGCTTCTTGCAGCTCCAAACGGGGCAGAAGGATGTAACGGCTTACCGTCACCTGTTACCTGAAACGCTACAATCGCTGCTCAAAGAAGTATGA